The stretch of DNA CGAGGACGCGGTCGGCGTAGACGACGGTGCGGAACACGAGCCCCGTCGCGACGAGGTTCAGGAGGTTGCTGTACACCCAGCCCAGCCAGAACGCCGGCCCGAACGTCCGTTCGATGCGCACGACCCCGTCGACGACCACGAGGCCGACACTGCTCCGGACGAGCCCGTGGGCGGCGTTGGTCCAGGAGAGAACCACAAGCGCCGCCAGCGGCGCCCCGATGAGCGCCAGATGGCGCCGACTGACGCGGTCCTCCTCGCCGGCGAGGGTGACGGCGAACGCGAATATCGAGATCGGCAGTAGGGCGATCCCCACGTACTGGACGTTGATCCAGACGAGCTTTCCGGCCAACGTCGTCGAGGCGAGTTGGAAGGCGTTTCCGCCGGTCCACACCGCGACCGCGAGGTTGAACGCGACGAGCGAACGGCTGGCAGCTGAGTTTCGACGGGCGAGCAGGTACGCCCCGACCAGTGTCGTGAGCAGCGCCGTCCCGGCGGAGAGCCACACCTCGGCGGGAAACTGCATCATGCCACCTCCGACGGCGCCCGTGTCAGAAGAGTATACACAGTCTGTACAACCCTGGGGAGGAAATGAACAGAAGCCGGGATAAGGTTGTGGTATGGCACGATGGGGTTCCCATCTAAGTTGATCGATCCCGGAAATGTAACTATCACTACAACGATCTCCCCGCCTTCCCCGGGCCAGCGCGTGTCGGGCCCGGAACTGAAGATGTTCGCCCAAAGCCGTTCGTGGCTGGGGACCGACTTGGGGCCCATGACCACCACGAGGGTCGACCGATGAACGGGCTGCCCGAACACGCCGTCCCCGACGAGGTCGAGACCGAGGACTGGGCGCTCGCGATTCGCGGGAGCGTCGGCAACCCGCGGACGTTCGACGCCGCCGACCTCGCCGACCTCCCGACGGAGACGTTCTCGGAGGATTTCGACTGTGAAGCCGGCTGGGTCGCAGAGGGGCTGTCGTGGCGCGGCGTCCGCGTCGGTGACCTGCTCGCCCGCGCCGAGCCGTCGCCGGAGAGCCAGTTCGCGCTCGTCCACGCGATGGACGGCGACTACGCCTGTG from Halolamina sediminis encodes:
- a CDS encoding molybdopterin-dependent oxidoreductase, translated to MNGLPEHAVPDEVETEDWALAIRGSVGNPRTFDAADLADLPTETFSEDFDCEAGWVAEGLSWRGVRVGDLLARAEPSPESQFALVHAMDGDYACAFPLDRLESAVLALELDGEPLPIEHGGPARLVPTGDGDCWESVKWVAAIQLTVGRPDGTAGEIALGGVD